Proteins encoded in a region of the Corallococcus soli genome:
- a CDS encoding helix-turn-helix domain-containing protein, whose translation MPGRERGVVSHQNDGAEAPAPFPEMLTVEEAAAFLRVNRKTFYEAVRLGSIPGVVRLGRVIRINKAALIGWVQGNGGPALGEKQ comes from the coding sequence GTGCCCGGGCGCGAACGTGGCGTCGTGTCTCATCAGAATGACGGAGCGGAAGCCCCCGCCCCCTTCCCGGAAATGCTCACCGTGGAGGAAGCCGCGGCCTTCCTGCGGGTGAACCGCAAGACCTTCTACGAGGCCGTCCGCCTGGGCAGCATCCCGGGTGTCGTCCGGTTGGGTCGGGTCATCCGCATCAACAAAGCCGCCCTGATAGGTTGGGTCCAGGGTAACGGCGGTCCTGCGCTCGGAGAGAAGCAATGA
- a CDS encoding site-specific integrase has translation MSVRLRKWKSKEGKVQEAWWVDVKFQHPDGRVERVRKASPVNTRRGAEQYERELRQALLNGAHTRGAPPPEVPTVKGFTERFLTYSSNHNKASTLAAKQQLLDSHLLPAFGNLRLDRVGQADIESFKARKRKEGLSPKTINNALTVLRTLFAVAVEQEVLQHAPRVKLLKAEKPEFDFLTFEEAERLIAAAEPSWRTMVLVGLHTGLRRGELIALQWDAADLVAGRLVVKRNVWRGHFGSPKGGRSREVPLNAVALDALKAHRHLRGPFVFCDDQGAFLKNDTCRNAILRASKRAGLRPIGWHTLRHSFASHLVMRGVPLKAVQELLGHASIEMTMRYAHLSPDVKKDAVRALEARPRGTYGAHGMS, from the coding sequence ATGAGCGTACGGCTGCGGAAGTGGAAGTCGAAGGAGGGCAAGGTGCAGGAGGCGTGGTGGGTGGACGTGAAGTTCCAACACCCCGATGGGCGCGTGGAACGCGTGCGCAAGGCGTCCCCGGTGAACACCCGCCGGGGAGCCGAGCAGTACGAGCGGGAGCTGCGCCAGGCGCTTCTCAATGGGGCGCACACGCGCGGAGCGCCGCCACCGGAGGTGCCCACGGTGAAGGGCTTCACGGAGCGGTTCCTCACGTACAGCTCCAACCACAACAAGGCGAGTACCCTGGCCGCGAAGCAGCAGCTGCTCGACAGCCACCTGCTGCCGGCCTTCGGGAACCTCCGACTCGACCGCGTCGGGCAAGCGGACATCGAGTCGTTCAAGGCCCGGAAGCGCAAGGAGGGGCTCTCGCCCAAGACAATCAACAATGCGCTCACGGTCCTGCGAACCCTGTTCGCGGTCGCCGTCGAGCAGGAGGTCTTGCAGCATGCGCCGCGTGTGAAGCTGCTGAAGGCGGAGAAGCCGGAGTTCGACTTCCTCACCTTCGAGGAAGCGGAGCGCCTCATCGCCGCCGCGGAGCCGTCGTGGCGCACGATGGTGCTGGTGGGACTCCACACGGGCCTCCGGAGGGGTGAGCTCATCGCCCTCCAATGGGACGCGGCGGACCTGGTCGCAGGCCGCCTCGTGGTGAAGCGCAACGTCTGGCGGGGCCACTTCGGCAGCCCCAAGGGAGGCCGCTCACGCGAGGTGCCACTCAACGCGGTTGCCCTCGACGCGCTCAAGGCGCACCGGCACCTGCGGGGGCCGTTCGTCTTCTGCGACGACCAGGGGGCCTTCCTCAAGAACGACACCTGCCGGAACGCCATCCTGCGGGCCAGCAAGCGGGCCGGGCTGCGCCCCATTGGATGGCACACGCTGCGTCACTCCTTCGCCAGTCACCTGGTCATGCGAGGCGTGCCGCTCAAGGCCGTGCAGGAGCTGCTGGGGCATGCCTCCATCGAGATGACGATGCGGTACGCGCACTTGAGTCCGGACGTGAAG